In Rhinatrema bivittatum chromosome 1, aRhiBiv1.1, whole genome shotgun sequence, a single genomic region encodes these proteins:
- the LOC115095801 gene encoding uncharacterized protein LOC115095801 isoform X3, protein MAESWAQDPRDNPLVCSTKEEEATTGGDQADGPSVILNQMEGPGGNRLGFPWLGSTEEWGSTDSDFWQQAESMDRVNNNQEPFEGEGFQGEELLLTPEDDLMTDVVQRLDVKMSAPYSVNHGESATVENDVEIEDASETEESLCPRDQTGNGKPEPLDDVRDANQEQEAVMGSADFKEYEKGLSSQSEQSDMDSNGERDTLEPDIQQLLEMHLSKQKLSAGRKLVNSSDSDQEGHEKEILNAANNEDDVDKTLMILDKPEILNEQECTKATTDKCMESRLPSNQTSESEVHSSDSRDHIFKLALSSELQAPTAQTLEQDMNDNLQEYHKMDLVTEELFLQR, encoded by the exons ATGGCTGAGAGCTGGGCTCAGGATCCCAGAG ATAATCCTCTGGTTTGCTCTACAAAAGAGGAAGAAGCCACCACAGGTGGGGACCAGGCTGATGGACCATCTGTCATATTGAACCAGATGGAAGGTCCCGGTGGTAACAGGCTGGGCTTCCCGTGGCTTGGTAGCACAGAGGAGTGGGGCTCCACAGATTCAGATTTTTGGCAGCAGGCGGAGTCCATGGACCGCGTCAACAATAACCAGGAGCCATTTGAAGGAGAAGGCTTTCAAGGTGAAGAGCTGCTGTTGACTCCAGAGGATGACCTGATGACGGATGTGGTACAACGGCTTGATGTCAAGATGAGTGCACCATACAGTGTAAATCATGGAGAATCTGCAACAGTTGAGAATGATGTGGAAATAGAGGATGCCTCAGAAACTGAAGAGTCCCTATGTCCAAGAGATCAAACAGGAAATGGGAAGCCAGAACCTCTGGATGATGTAAGAGATGCTAATCAGGAGCAAGAAGCTGTGATGGGGAGTGCAGACTTTAAAGAATATGAGAAAGGGTTGAGTTCACAAAGCGAACAGAGTGATATGGACTCAAATGGAGAGAGAGACACTTTGGAACCAGATATCCAGCAGCTCTTGGAGATGCACTTGTCAAAGCAAAAGTTGAGCGCAGGTAGAAAACTAGTCAACAGTTCAGATAGTGACCAAGAGGGACATGAAAAGGAAATTTTGAATGCTGCTAATAATGAGGATGATGTAGATAAGACCCTTATGATTTTAGATAAACCTGAAATCCTAAATGAACAAGAATGTACCAAAGCAACTACAGACAAATGCATGGAAAGCAGGTTGCCCTCCAACCAAACTTCAGAAAGTGAGGTGCATTCATCAGACTCAAGGGACCACATATTCAAGCTAGCACTGAGCAGTGAGTTACAGGCACCTACAGctcagacactggaacaagataTGAATGACAATCTTCAAGAATATCACAAGATGGATCTAGTCACTGAAGAGCTTTTCCTGCAAAGGTGA
- the LOC115095801 gene encoding uncharacterized protein LOC115095801 isoform X1 has product MDLHPEQEFNQNSTSSIMSANPAIHYDFSGEVPSHNLEEQDKKPIIYVKQRDHIQMKHGGLFAKEEEACIEFDKMPDKEMQEVCLTGTSNLAPEETTFCQGSDVGKTTPEQHLAKTCDSERSFHQDRDEEQQESSEREGSLNIESNRQLWLSDLLQQELQFRGASSSHELEEYPVEEEYDSEVSKEESDDSHLQTYSPTKCSDDQDSKDDSDEEMQRHDVTDKLDPEVLHLLEMHLLKQQLVVIKEEQEEEPGFDDLHINEQKEHFEAFVASKKIAPVLDIVLEEPEPVDENEQALDTSHEVDFKDVALLEQDPDGKSRFSEVEYHEMSWVDPVELSFKTRATDIAREGLDEVIQESLWQGQSTEQLLGKSIEEMKPCAEEFENMHKDAEDVEADEIIGDLDCHTRYRYKQHVMVDASEIIGN; this is encoded by the coding sequence ATGGATCTCCATCCAGAGCAAGAATTCAACCAGAATTCCACATCATCTATTATGTCTGCAAATCCAGCGATACACTATGACTTTTCTGGAGAAGTGCCATCTCATAATTTGGAAGAACAAGACAAAAAGCCTATTATATATGTAAAACAAAGAGACCACATCCAAATGAAGCATGGAGGCCTTTTTGCAAAGGAAGAGGAAGCATGTATAGAGTTTGACAAGATGCCAGATAAGGAAATGCAAGAGGTCTGCTTAACAGGGACAAGTAATTTGGCACCAGAGGAAACTACATTTTGTCAGGGATCAGATGTTGGCAAGACAACGCCAGAACAGCACCTTGCAAAGACTTGTGATTCTGAAAGAAGTTTCCATCAGGATAGAGATGAAGAACAGCAAGAAAGCTCAGAAAGAGAGGGCAGTTTAAACATAGAATCAAACAGGCAGCTATGGCTGTCAGACCTGTTGCAACAGGAGCTGCAGTTTCGTGGtgcaagcagttcccatgaaCTGGAAGAGTACCCTGTGGAAGAAGAATATGACAGTGAAGTAAGTAAGGAAGAAAGCGATGACAGCCATTTGCAGACATATAGTCCAACCAAGTGCTCAGATGACCAAGACAGCAAGGACGATTCAGATGAAGAGATGCAGCGTCATGATGTTACTGACAAATTGGACCCAGAAGTCCTACATCTCCTTGAGATGCACCTACTCAAGCAGCAACTTGTTGTCATCAAAGAAGAACAAGAAGAAGAGCCTGGATTTGATGATCTACACATTAATGAGCAAAAggagcattttgaagcatttgttgCTTCAAAAAAGATTGCTCCTGTCTTAGACATAGTACTAGAGGAACCTGAGCCAGTGGATGAGAATGAGCAAGCACTAGACACATCCCATGAAGTTGATTTTAAAGATGTGGCACTGTTGGAACAAGACCCAGATGGAAAAAGCAGGTTCAGTGAGGTAGAGTACCATGAAATGAGCTGGGTTGACCCTGTAGAGTTAAGTTTTAAAACTAGAGCAACTGATATAGCTAGAGAAGGTTTGGATGAAGTCATTCAGGAATCTCTGTGGCAAGGACAATCAACAGAACAACTATTGGGCAAATCTATAGAAGAAATGAAACCCTGTGCAGAAGAGTTTGAGAATATGCACAAAGATGCAGAAGACGTGGAAGCAGATGAGATTATTGGTGACCTAGATTGTCATACTAGATATAGATACAAGCAACATGTAATGGTTGATGCTTCTGAAATTATAGGAAACTAG
- the LOC115095801 gene encoding uncharacterized protein LOC115095801 isoform X2, with product MEQMFAELFNQAFSSADNPLVCSTKEEEATTGGDQADGPSVILNQMEGPGGNRLGFPWLGSTEEWGSTDSDFWQQAESMDRVNNNQEPFEGEGFQGEELLLTPEDDLMTDVVQRLDVKMSAPYSVNHGESATVENDVEIEDASETEESLCPRDQTGNGKPEPLDDVRDANQEQEAVMGSADFKEYEKGLSSQSEQSDMDSNGERDTLEPDIQQLLEMHLSKQKLSAGRKLVNSSDSDQEGHEKEILNAANNEDDVDKTLMILDKPEILNEQECTKATTDKCMESRLPSNQTSESEVHSSDSRDHIFKLALSSELQAPTAQTLEQDMNDNLQEYHKMDLVTEELFLQR from the coding sequence ATAATCCTCTGGTTTGCTCTACAAAAGAGGAAGAAGCCACCACAGGTGGGGACCAGGCTGATGGACCATCTGTCATATTGAACCAGATGGAAGGTCCCGGTGGTAACAGGCTGGGCTTCCCGTGGCTTGGTAGCACAGAGGAGTGGGGCTCCACAGATTCAGATTTTTGGCAGCAGGCGGAGTCCATGGACCGCGTCAACAATAACCAGGAGCCATTTGAAGGAGAAGGCTTTCAAGGTGAAGAGCTGCTGTTGACTCCAGAGGATGACCTGATGACGGATGTGGTACAACGGCTTGATGTCAAGATGAGTGCACCATACAGTGTAAATCATGGAGAATCTGCAACAGTTGAGAATGATGTGGAAATAGAGGATGCCTCAGAAACTGAAGAGTCCCTATGTCCAAGAGATCAAACAGGAAATGGGAAGCCAGAACCTCTGGATGATGTAAGAGATGCTAATCAGGAGCAAGAAGCTGTGATGGGGAGTGCAGACTTTAAAGAATATGAGAAAGGGTTGAGTTCACAAAGCGAACAGAGTGATATGGACTCAAATGGAGAGAGAGACACTTTGGAACCAGATATCCAGCAGCTCTTGGAGATGCACTTGTCAAAGCAAAAGTTGAGCGCAGGTAGAAAACTAGTCAACAGTTCAGATAGTGACCAAGAGGGACATGAAAAGGAAATTTTGAATGCTGCTAATAATGAGGATGATGTAGATAAGACCCTTATGATTTTAGATAAACCTGAAATCCTAAATGAACAAGAATGTACCAAAGCAACTACAGACAAATGCATGGAAAGCAGGTTGCCCTCCAACCAAACTTCAGAAAGTGAGGTGCATTCATCAGACTCAAGGGACCACATATTCAAGCTAGCACTGAGCAGTGAGTTACAGGCACCTACAGctcagacactggaacaagataTGAATGACAATCTTCAAGAATATCACAAGATGGATCTAGTCACTGAAGAGCTTTTCCTGCAAAGGTGA